The DNA region AAACAGGACAGGGTAAGTAAATGAACCCCAATCTTTGTTTATTGCTAATTTCATACCATCTTCGTTTTATCCCAATCAaacttgttttgttttgtttcattttattttcttattttctgaGTTTTGACCTGATACAAAATGCAGCTTGAGATATTTATGTTTGTGGTAGTTGTTACTACTTTATTTTTGGAATTGCAgattttttgttattgttgttgttattgttgtttataACTCTGGCAGTGTTTTcatttcagataattttcccaCAAGTTAATTCAAATTGGGTTTATAGGAACGTGCTTAATATGAACTTTTTGTTATGAGGTAATGGTTGAGTTTTCTGGTCCTTGTAAGTTTGATGCTATTTGAAAGCATTCAAATTGATGATGAGTGTCATAATTCAGAGAGTGAGAAGAGTGTGAGAACTATGCTTTCAGTTACTTCCCTTTATGGTGTCATTTGCAAATCTTGGTTGTGATTATACTTACATTTGagtgatttttttctttgtaaGAATTATAAGATTTAAAGATGAAGGTATAGTTGTGATTACACAAAATTACTAGTTTCGAATATGAATTCTTAGTTAATTGTGTCACTCAATGTTTATCAATCATTTATTTGTTACATAGGAATATTAAATACTACATAATCCCCTGCTTCAGATTGAGAATAGGCTGGTAGTCGTTATCTACATTCATCGAACCTAAATTTTAATCGGATACAAAATGCAGCTTCCATgccaaaatattaaattattgagATTTTTATGTTTGTGGTAGTTGTTACTACTTTAGTTTTGGAATTGtagatttttttgttgttgttgtttataaCTCTGGCAGTGTTTTTCATTTGAGATAATTTCCCCACAAGTTAATTCAAATTGGGTTTATAGGAAAGTTCTTAATATGAGCTTGCAAATCTTGGTTGTGATTATACGTACACTTGAATGATTTTTTCTTTGTAAGAATTATAAGATTTAAGCGTTATTCAACATCCTCTTCTTCGATTCCCTTTCCTTCTTCAACCAAATTCCAACCCATAAACTTGTTTCAGAAATCAATTCGTCTAACTGGATTTATGTCTTGCTCTTCCCCAGAAACCCTTTCTGTCAGGGCTGTGCTCCCTAGTGACGATGCAGACCTTGAAGCCACTTCGAAGGACGGTGACGGAGGACCGACGACCAACAACGACCAGCGACCAGGAAACACAGGCGGTGTTCCAGTTCTGAGACGGGAGAATGGGCCTCCGTTCAAGGTCATAGAGGGAGGCCATTACTTATCTGCGTCGTCTGCTACCAAGTGTTGTGGTTCGAAGGTAGGTCGTTTTTCGTCGCAAGGGGAAGAGGCTGCTTCGTATCGTGGGGTTCGTCGTTTTCGGAGAGTCCTACCCTGTTCATTGATGGTATTATAGATTTGGTGGGCTATTCTCAAATCAAGGAGCTTTTCGTCCAAATTGGAAGAGTGGGGAAGGTCTTTGTGCAGCGTTTTCGCAAGGTGGGTAGACAATTTTGTTTCGGGTTCGTCCATTTTCTTTCCAGGTCTCATGCCGAGGCAGGGGTGGCTCTCCTCAATGGGACCATGGTCGGCGGAGCCTTCTTATCGGTGAAGGAGGCGAAGTTTCCTCTGAAGAGTGGGTCGCCACCCCATTTTACGGGTTTTCCTCCTCTTTAGAGAAGGGCTACTACGGGTTCACATAAAAGAGATGGCAGAGGAGATGAGGCTCTGGTTTCCTCTCGTTCGTGGCGCGATGTCGTTGTGGGTAGGTTCAAAGAGCAGCGTGGTCGTTCTCTTTCCTAGGCTAAAGAGTGCATGTTTTCAGGATCGTGGAGGTGCTACGAGGAGTTTCAAAGGCTTGCGGATACTGATTTGTTCCCTGAACTGGAGTTGGGTATGTGTTTGAAGGCTGGTTGTGATGGTTTTGAGGAAAACCGACTCTCTTTAGATGCTTTGTTTCCTAAAACAGAGTGTGTGGTTGTGAGAACTAGGTTGGAGGTCTTGGTGCCACAATCCGGTAGTGGCTTGGATGTAGGTGGATGTAGATTCAAAAATGCAGCTTCCATaccaaaatattaaattattgagATTTTATGTTTGTGGTAGTTGTTACTACTTTATCTTTGGAATTGcatattttttgttgttgttgttgttgtttataaCTCTAGCAGTGTTTTTCATCTGAGATAATTTTCCCATAAGTTAATTCAAATTGGGTTTTTAGAAAAGTGTTTTTTATGAGCTTTTTGATGCTATTTGAAAGCATTCAAATTGATGATGAGTGTCATAATCCAGTGAGTGAGAAGGGTGTGAAAATTCTGCTTTCAGTGGTGTCATTTGCAAATCTTGGTTGTGATTGGACacttgaataatttttttctttgtaagAGTTATAAGATTTAAAGATGAAGGTATAGTTGTGATTACAAAAAGTTAGCAGTTTCATATATCAATTCCTAATTAATTTTATCACTCAATTCAATGTTTATCAATCATTTAGTTGTTATAGTCTTACAGGGTAATATTATATATTACATAATTCCCTGCTTGCTTCAGAATCATCCAATGGAAGAGAATAGGCTGGTAGTGGTTATCTCCATTCATCAAACTAGATTTTGGATGTCAAAGAAGCTACTTTTTCCTTATTAAACTTTCCCATTTTTTTCCCATTGAACATATGCAAAATGGGTAGGACACATCAATCGATCTTATTCTTCCAACCTGACCCTAATCGCCACTTCATCTTTGTTCATTCCAACCTGTGTATATGCCCATTTTTGTCACTATGGTATGAAATGGAATCACTGTGAGTCCTACTTTGCTGCCACTTTTTGATTATACACTTGAATGATAAGGGCAAGGCATTAATATTATTATGTTTTATTCCTTCCATTGTACTAATTTTTGTGTATTGTGTTTCAATGTTTGTAGGATAATGTGGCGGATCGGAGGAAGATTAtcaaggaggagaagaagaacattGACGGACCGGATGTGATACAACTTTTGAAAGACTTGCTTTCAAAGCGGAGCTAGATGTTTATTTTTATGACTTAGTACTTTTGAATATCTTGACTTACTACTTTTTAATTGGTGTTAATTACCTTAATATTTTAGTATTAAGACTTCAATGTTTAAGTATTGATTGTACGGTAGCGTTTGACTCAACTTTTTTGAGCTTATAAACTACTTTTATGTTAAAGGTGGACTAAACATAGGTTACCCTAGACTCTTAAATTATCAAAACAACTTCTACATTTGTTTTAGgtttattaagtttttggtccaTGTAGATGTagcaaaatttagttttcatttCTCAGTAGAGTAAAATTGCAAATAAGTTCATGCGTTTAGATAACTACTTcactttttactttttagtgATTGATTGAGAATGAGTGTTAACGAGGAAATATGAATTAATAGAACCAAATCTTTGTATTTCCTTACTTCCTGTTGTAGTATTAGGGGCAAGAATCTTCCTATTAAATGTACTTACTAGAATTCACAATTTAGGTCATGCAAATTAGGAAATAGAGCAAGAATCTTCCTATTAAATGTAATGGTACTATTTATAGTGAAGAACACAATCAAAGAAGGCATCAAAAGCCAGATATTGTCACGGGGTCAGAGCAGATTATGATATTGCTTTACAATTTTCAAGATCCTTCTTGCATCAGTGATCAGTAACTTCTAGAAATTCGTATCAATATTCTAACACTATAAAATCGAGTTTGCAATGAAGCTGAAAATGAAAATCTAAACGCTCCTTCTCAACTTTGTGTAATCACATCAGACATCTATGTAAATTTTTTGCCAACATCTTTTGTGTAAGAGCAAACAAGGAATAAAGGcaaaaagaaggaagaaaactCTGATATCAGGGCTGCAATCAGACTACAATCCTCTTTGGCTGCTGGTCCTGGACATGATTATCATCACCACCATCTTGCTCTCCCTTGCAGGAGCTGTACCAAGCATATAGGATGAGCTGAACAACTCCAGAAAATACTCCCACACTGTTGCTTATCTGCAAGAAAAAAAGGTAACAATGAGTAAAAAGAATTTCATTCAGGAACTACAATGACTAGTTAACAAGGAAATAGAAGAAAAAGTAAAGATGTAATACCAGAAtaaacaggtcaaaggggtggATGAGGGAGTATATTGTCCAGCACACACCATTGAGTAAGTTTGCTAAAGAGAGGGAGAAGGGCATGTATTTGACACTCTTAGTTCTGATCACTTCTGCCTGTTCATGCaagttgttgtgatttttttatatgaattcAACAATTCATATGAATATGTATGGGATAggaattaattaatattgacTTACCATGACTGTAAGAGGAGAGACATACATCAAAATATTGAAGATGTCACAGATAATTCCAACCACTAATGACCTTAGGTGAGTGCCATGCACTGCCATCAAGATTGTAAGAACGACCGCAGCAAAGAAAATTAACTCGCCCAGAAGAATAAGCAGTACCTTTCTCTAAAAATTAGGGAAAGAGACGGTAAGTATCAGAACAGGAAAGGGCTACATTAACAAAGCATCTCTTAAACATTCAATGAATTTAGCAACTTAGTTTTGGGTCTTCTAATTAAGCTAATTCAATAAGATTTTTCACCAAGTGTAAAATTATCCAATTAATTTTGTACAACCTCATATGGTGGGCCATGATgatattaattaagaaaataacatCCACTTTTACAATTGTTCTTGCATTTCCTAAACATACTCTTCCAAATAAATAGGATTAGTGGttgaataaagaaaattaaagcaGAACATTTATAAaagagtttaatgaatatgcactgacagtgtaaaatagttttacacagacatccaattgaattccgccaaatcagaaaatatcttattcttttaattaaaattaaagtcaaatataattatctctcctatgtggcatgctttgattggatgactgtgtaaaactattttatactgtcagtgcatatccattaaactctttataaaaacttaaaattaattagACATCCACATTCTTTAAAGGGGTATCTTAGTCGTTAGAGACTAGAGAGTAGCATATTAATTATTGTATTTATAACCATAAAAAATATCCAGTTTAGAGGGAAAACAATTGTACATCTTTGATATTTCAAAAGAGTAATAATTAATTCACACCAACTTTAATTTCTCTTTCATATATTATTtcctctcttttcttcttcttctaatttttcactcacatcacatatcacattactcatttctctcttcttatcCTATCTCACTTCCATTGTAAGTTAAATTGAGAGGGTTAAAAACAGGGGGGTTATATGAGCCTTAAATGTTTGACATCATaagcaagagaaagagaagtaGAAGGTATGATATAAAACAAGATGCTATAATGATACCTATTTTTTATGGTTCACTTTTTACacttatttaataattataGAAAGCTAATTTCAGATTAAGTGTAAATGGTAATTTTATAATTCACTAACAGAGAATAACAGAGTTTGTTAAAATTAAAGGAGTGATTAAAAGCATATATAGTAAGATTACTTTCCGCGAAGTTACAGGAATGAATAGCAATAGagcataaatattaaataaccAAAGTGGAAAGCATACACACCCTTCCTCCATTGGTAGCATAGATCCAAAACATGGTAAGATAGAAGACCTCGAACAGCAGCCCAATACTATTGATGGTCACCACTAAAATGTTGTGTGGGTGCACAAAAGGCATCGCATAGAACAcccaaaacgcacaattcatcACTGTAGCTAGGTAAGGATCAGGCTTGTACTCCTCCACAGATTTCTTCTTGAAAATTTTGTAGAAAGTTGGACTGTGCATTTCATTCAAATAACACACATTAATTTCTACAGCCAACATGTTAATATACTATCACTTTACCTACTTATAATTTATGTGACACAAAAATTAAGTAACTATGAACTATTTTATGAGCCAGCCACATCCAAATCATAATCATAATCAAAAGGAAGAACTAAAAAAACCTTGTTTATGATCATCACGCAACATCAATACAAAAACAGAGGAAATAAAAGCCATTCTTCCATATGAAGGGCATGACACTAACATTTTCAACCTCAATACAATAACAAATACCGAATTTAAACACTCTAGCTATAATTATATCCTATACTAAGTTAAAGCTCTTGAAATTAATCTTATATATCAATAtatgacacacacacacacaatacACAGTGTACATTATCTATTAATCATGCTTTTAGTGTCTATTCAATGCTGATTATTTTAAGCAAATATTCAATGTTGATTATTTTAATACATACATACACTTTGTGCCTCTTGATTGCATGCATATACAAGAAATTTTAGTAGTGTGTGTCAATATATATGTATAATCAATCTTGCACGCATTATTAAATATCAGGAAATAAATAAAGCGTAAACAGAGAATCGAGATTTCATTACGCTGGCGAGAAGAACAAGCCGAACGAAATGACATTGCCTGCAAAGAACAGCGAAAATTAATCAGAACTAAGAATTACATAGAACTCTCGTGATCGAGCACTTAACTAACGAATCAAAacgatttttggattttttgtGTGTGCATGAGTTGAAAATTGAAGCAGCTAAGAATCAAGTTCTACAATACAGCTCAGAATCGCGCATCATTCAAGAATGAAGTTCTCAAATGCAGCATGAATTGCACACACAACCATTGCTAATCAAGACTATAACAGAAATTGTTCATCACGCAATTAATGCAATATTCGTGTTGCGATTCAAAACAAATTAAGAAACACATTGAACTCACGACTGAGAAATCAAACAGATCAAAACGATTTTTCGATTTTTGAGTGCATGATGAGTTGAAAATTGAACTGGAAGTAATCACTCAATGCAGTTAGCGATTAATCAAGTTCAGTAATGCAGTTCAGAATTGAGATTTGAACTGGACGAATCATGTTCACTACTACAGCGATGGTGAATCGCACACAATTAAGCATTGCTAAAATCGATTCTCGAACAGAAAATTTGTATCATGCATTGAAGTGCGATTGAGAAGGAAAAGGACGTAATCGATTCGAACCTATAATGCCAACAACGTTGCGAGCAGTTGCAgctttcatcatcttcacgAAGCTTTTCTTCAACGCAACACAGAAAGCacactcagagagagagagagagagagaagcagAGAGTGGAAATGCAGAATGCGTGAGCTTAGTGTGAAGAAGAAACGGTTATGCTATTTTTATTTcgagttttttatttttctattttcgaATATTATGATTCAAGAGTTTTAGTTAGATAACTGTAATTAGTTGGAAACAAAATGATTTTCTGAAAATATGAAAGAAATGGTTTCAATCAAAATTTCATGTTGGAAAGAGTAGCTTTGTGATTTGTGACACCATATTAAAATTtcgtcaatattttttttagtgaGAATATTCTTTTGAAgttaatattttattcaaaatCCAATTTTAgctaaatattaatatttccaAGAGAAATCTAAATTGGTTTATATAAAAGAAGTTCATTGCAATAGGTTCTTGGAAAAAAATGTAAATCAATATAATTAATGTCTCCTTACTTAGGGGTTGTTTAAATAACTCATGGTAAAAATTGGGCTAAATCACCCATGACATAGATGTACCAATCATATTACAACATGTGTCTTTATATTATCCACCTCACTTAATTAAtctcttttattttacattttcgtaatatttaatttattaaataattcaaTTGCACAATTAACCTATAATTTTAGATAATAACATACAACTCCTTCCTAAAAAACCCAGAGAATCCCAAATTGCGAAACTAGGGATTGAGaaatgaattttgaaggtttgaTCAACTTAGGTTTGCAATTCGTTTTTGAAGGTTGTGGATGGTTGAGACTTGAGTGAGAGAGGTTGGTAAATTTgacaattttgtttttatttatagCTGGCACAGAAACTACTAATAAGCACAAAataatgaggattgaggaaaacCACGTGAAATTATCTCAAGTCATGAATCATGACCATGTCGTATTTAATTGAGAATCCCTAGTTTTAGATAATAGCATATGGAACCTATTTTCTAATTTTAGGTTTACGAAACTTCAAACCCAGTAGCTCAAATTTCAGACCCAATTGTGAAATCAATTGAGGTTTTGGCGGTTGTGAATCTCTTGATGTTTAAAACAGCAGAAACGAATTGCTAATTAAACAGGAAATTTCATCAACACCATCAAGCACTGAGATGAATAAATATTACAAACTGTTGGAGATTCGCCACCGGACCATGCTCATCTACTTTGCCTATGAGCTATGAGATTGTTTCCGGAGAAGATAGAGAAGAAGATGCGAAAGAAAATGGGGATTGAGGATTTTTTATAGAAAGGAGTCCTACACTATTATCTAAAAATATAGGTTATTTtgcaattaaattatttaataaaataaataatatcaaaatgaaaagtaaaagagactaaTTAAGTGATGTGCATGGATAATATAAGAACACATGTTGCAATATGATTGGTACATCTATGTCATGGGTGATTTAATCCAATTTCCACAATGGGTTATATAGACAACCCCCTTACTTATGTGTTATGAATTTTGTCAAGTCACTTATTCATTCATGTGGTGAGCCAAGTCATATGAGGGGTGATCATATagacttttcacatcaattttggTCACGGTCTCTCTAAATTTTATAATTCACTTTCAATCTGTTCTCtttccctttcttcttctttctcttttctcttcgtTTTCCTCCATAACCACCACACCTCGTTTCAGCCACCACCTTCACCGTTTAACCAAAAATCTGACACACAAAACCTAAGccaattttaaataagagaaagaGGGCCAAGAGCCCAAAACCTGACCCAATTTTCCCCATCTTGATCTAACACACAAAACTCTTGTCCCTAAAATATAGTATTGTAAAACAGAGGGAGGACAGGGAAATTCAATAGAGTTTGAGTAAAACTAAGATCGAAATGGCTACGAGAGTGGTGTGGTAACCGAGGACATTGACAGTGTAGTACGATGAAGAGTACGACAATGATATCTCTAGCCGCTTTAAACGCGAGGGGGAGAGAAAGCATGAGACATAAAATGTAGTGATGGTGCATGGTGTGCTCATGCATGTTTTAGCCAGTGCAAAGGTGCTCAAGAGCGATTCACAATGGGAAGGAGTTTAACAATAAGGTCCAGGGAGGTTTGCGATTATATCTCCATGGTGCTCGAACAAATGGACTTGTCAAAAACACTATACTTAAGTGTCCCTCCAATCTAGTTCTTATATATAATAAGGAATAGATGTAGCAGTTAAAAACACTTGATAACCAAGATAATAAActcaaaaatttattgaaaatgattaaaattaaatgaaagtgtgataaataataaagtTAATTTATAatgtaaaaataacaaaaaatatatataagttACGATattaaccaatcagatttttaaaatatgttatgtcaataaaaaattaaatatttttcacatatttttacaATTTGATGGTTggcaatgtaaaaaaaaacatttacacTATTCATGCAtgtgttttttttctcaaaaattaCTCGGGTGTTAGGCTAGTTCAGgtaaaaaaacaaatacatgTTTGGTTCATATTTCACATAAATTATCCCACTTAACTAAGTAAATTTGATGTAATTATACTACTAGCTTTGGTTTGGTTGGATTTATCAGGGTATCTGATCCCCACAGTCGGCAACTATGAGATTAATTCCCCGAAGCTTTGAAATCATGTTAAATGTGTTGGCATCTCCCAATAAATATTTCACCATACGTACCGCCCAGGAATCAACCTTGGACTGGATGCTTAGAAAGCTTAACTATCCATTGTTGGTAAATACCTCTACTGCCATGGACAAAATGCTGATCAATGATGGGTGTCAAGGATTATATCATGAAAAAGTAAATATATAATACTGTTGTACTCAGAGACGGATCCATGTAGTAGAGTATGAGGGCAAATGCCCTcacttaaatatgaaaaaatacattagaaaaaaatttgagtagtaaaagtatgtgattttttatgattcctttgataaaaattgccctcacttatattccacattgctaaatgccctcacttgtgttccacattgctaaatgtcctcacttgagtagtaaaaatatGTGGTTTTTATGACACATTTGGTAAAATATGTCTTCACTTATGTctcctttggtaaaaaatgtcctGACTTCTAATagaatagattaatttttttattacgaATTTAAATGTATAAATTGCCCTCACTAcataaaatttctggatccgtcactagTTGTACTTGTACTTTTTACctgtattttagttaattttattaacaaaaataatcaTGATAGAGTGCATGCATCAATTTGTAACCAATGTACCAAAAATTATCAATTTGTAACAAGAATATAATCCAATTGATTAACAGCACTGTGACTCTTATAGAGTGAGAGGTGTGATTTGGAGCCCCGTAATTGGGACCTAATACTAGTATACAGTACCATGCGGCCacagcatttttttttatctgagTTGGGCTAGTCCATTTTTTTCGGGTTAACAATTGCTAACCCAATCTCACAGGCACAATTTTTAACtacaaaaattaataatattttattaatttaaattatctCATATAATAAGTGAATAGATTTATTGACCAAAACAAAACTGaagagattttattttaattaaaataatataatactTACAATATAAAGAAGAATATGCTTTATTttatggggttgtctaaatgacccatgataacgTTTGGGTTAagtaactcatcatccaatcacattgaagataagtgagttggaatttctatattttatttattaatttatttccaactcatttatctcaaatgtgattagatgatgagttatttgacccaaactttatcatgagtcatttaaacaacccattattttatatcataatttttagtaattcaattaaatataattgaataTAAATAAGCTCATTAGCCATCTAACGATGGTTGTTAAAAGTAGTTGTTTTGAACCATTGAGGTCAAAAGTTCGATAATTAGAAGACGCACTCTTAAGAAGACCTTTAACCTTGACCAAACTTGAGTCAAATTGTATTTGTATTAATAGACGTCACatattaaacaaaacaaaaaatctcATTGGTAAACTCTTACCGTTAAGTGTGGAGATTGTGTAATGATAAATTAAACTCATGGCTACTGGCTGGCTGTGTAGGTTACTTGAGACAAAATATTGAATACAAATAAGATATAAGAATAATAATGTAAATAATGGAAGATGACAATTATtcaaataacattttttttctatgCATGTATATAAAGCACTTATAGTTTTAAAGAATTGTAGTAACCACATGTGTTTTTCGCAACTATAAATAGCCAATTATTAGTGCATTTGAAACAAAGGTAAATGAGCCAATAACAGATTTGATATTATTATATGTGTGGTTCATCATATTGCAACTCCGTTTAAGGTAGAGAGCTGAACTTCATTCGGTTTTAACTCATGACCaccatcatctttttcataagaAAAATAGCAAGCATAAAGTATAAGTTGAACAAGTCCAGAAATTGCTCCAATACTATTGCTGACCTGCAAGAATATTACACAATGCAAGTATGGCTTACAATTTTCACTCAAGAATTTCAATGGCacacagaaaaataaataaagaaattgtACAGAGTGAAAAATGATGTATTTGATTACCAGATCATAAATGTCGAAGGGGTGAATAAGAGCATAGGTTGTCCAGGCCACACCTTTAAGAAAGTTAGCCAGTGAGAGCCAAAATGACATGTATTTCACGCTCTTAGTTTTTATCACCTTGGCCTGTTAATTTTATATACCAAgtagatttttttaattaataaacttcaataattcaaatatgAATTAGGTGgactaataatatttaaaataagtgCACTATAAATTTTACTTATCTTATATATCATTGGTCCACCTAGGACTAGGGTGATTTAACTCAAGTTTTTCcttgagtcatttagacaagtCCAACTTAAATTACTATGTTTTTAATCTATGACTTTTAAAGGGAAaaagtgtttttataaatatcacTGGGAATTGGTCCATGAATTTGATTTATTTATCATCAATTCTGACCAACAACTATTTATATAGTGAGCCTTGTCAGCTTATGGGTGACCATGTGAGTTTTTCGTATCAATTTTAATCCATGTAATGAAGTGGAAGAGGTGACTAAATGTGATTAAAAAACTTTGTTAGTCGTATCTCTAATTAATGTGACATATTAGTTGATTTTTAATATGTTGCTACCTTATATCAATTAATATAGTACTCATGTTATTGAGAGAGGTTATTTCTAACcattttcatatatttataatatatttctCCAATCTAAAAAActcaattttttaatatattaaaatcaatACATAAATTTAGAATTTATTCTAATAAATAAATAGGATGATATTGAACATTAATT from Lotus japonicus ecotype B-129 chromosome 2, LjGifu_v1.2 includes:
- the LOC130735634 gene encoding bidirectional sugar transporter SWEET6b-like, with amino-acid sequence METAAIARNVVGVIGNVISFGLFFSPAPTFYKIFKKKSVEEYKPDPYLATVMNCAFWVFYAMPFVHPHNILVVTINSIGLLFEVFYLTMFWIYATNGGRRKVLLILLGELIFFAAVVLTILMAVHGTHLRSLVVGIICDIFNILMYVSPLTVMAEVIRTKSVKYMPFSLSLANLLNGVCWTIYSLIHPFDLFILISNSVGVFSGVVQLILYAWYSSCKGEQDGGDDNHVQDQQPKRIVV